In Candidatus Dormiibacterota bacterium, the genomic stretch AATCCGGTCGAGCCTGGGAGTGAGGCCGGTGGTCTCGAGATCGAGAGCAACGAACGTGCGATCCACTACCGCAATGCTCTCAAATCAGGCCACGGCTTACAGCAATTTCGCAGCAAGCTCCGCGAGTTCCGACCTTTGGCCCTTGGTCAGGGTGACGTGGCCGGCCAGTGGATTGTTCTTGAACTTCTCGATCGCGTAGCAGAGGCCATTGCTGCGGAAGTCGAGGTAGGGATGGTCGATCTGGTTGGGATCGCCGGTGAGGACGATCTTGGTCCCCTCGCCGGCTCGCGACACGATCGTCTTGACCTCGTGCGGCGTGAGATTTTGTGCCTCGTCGACGATGATGAATTGCTGCGGGATGCTCCGGCCGCGAATATAGGTGAGCGCCTCGGCTTCGAACAGGCCCTTGTCCTGGATGTGCCGGATCATGTCCGCGGCCATCTGCTCCTTGTAGATGCAGCCCATCAGGTACTCGAGGTTGTCGTAGATCGGCTGCATCCAGGGCCGCAGCTTCTCGTCCTTGTCCCCGGGAAGGTAGCCGACATCTTTGCCCATGGGGATCACCGGCCGTGTGACCAGCAGCCGCCGGTACTTGTGCTGGTCGAGCACCTTGTTCAGCCCGGCCGCAAGAGCGAGCAGCGTCTTCCCGGTGCCGGCCTGGCCGGTCATGGTGACAAATGGGATCCGGTCGTCGAGCAGGATGTCGAACGCGAAGCGCTGACCGAGGTTCTTCGGTTGAATCCCCCAGATTTCCTTCTTGATCGTGGCGAGTCCCACCACGTGACCGGCCGCCGCGTCATACCGGCCCAGCGCGCTCGACTTCGTGCCGTTCACCGACTTGAAGTGAACGAACTGGTTGAAGTAGAGCTGACCGTTGGACGGCTGGTAGACATTCGTCTTGGTGAAGGTCTCGATGTCTTCCGGCGCCACCGTCAGCGTCGTCATGCCGTCGTAGAGATCCTCCTCCTTGAGCACCATCTTGTCGGTCTCGTAATCCTGCGCCTGGAGGTTGAGGGCATCGGCCTTCACCCGGACGTTGATGTCTTTGCTGACCAGGATCACGGGCGTGCCGTTGCTCTCGGCCTTCAGCTGCAGCGTCAGCGCAATGACCTGGTTGTCGGCCTTCTTTGGGTCGAGGTCCTCCGGCAAGTGGGCCGTACTCTCGTGTGTCAACACCACCCGCAGCGTGCCGCCGTATTTGAGGGCGACGCCCTCGGAGAGTTTTCCCTTGGCGCGAAGCTCGTCGAAGTAGTGGGCGATCAGGCGGGCGTGCCGCCCCACCTCGTCCTGCCGGCGCTTCTGCCCATCGACCTCCTCGATGACGGTCAGCGGGATGACGATCTCGTTGTCTTCGAAGGAGTAGATCGCGTTTGGATCGTGCAGCAGGACGTTCGTGTCGAGCACGTAGATCTTCTTCATGCTTGTGCGGTTCGCGGGGTGGACGAGCTCGCGTACTCCCCCTGGTATTCCAACGGCAGCAGCTCCGCGATCTTTGTCATCAGGTAGTCCGCGGTCTGCTGATGGTCCATCGGGCTCCCATCTCGATTCCGCTCGGGCAACCGGAAGGGTTCGCCGAATGTCATGGCGACATCCGCCCGCCGCAGGATCGTCGAGTGGCGGCCCAGAACGTTCTGGGTCCCGGTAATCGCGATCGGCACCAGCGGCGCGCCCGAGCGGCGCGCCACGAAGCCGGCGCCGGGCTCGGCGCGCAGCAGGCGGGCATCCTCGGAGCGGTGGCCCTCGGGGAAGAGCACGACGGCCGACCCTTCTTTCAACAGACCGAAGGCTCGGCGCAGCGCCGTGCGGTCAGGCGAATGGCGCACGACCGGAAAGGCGTGGTAGGCGCGCATCAACCAGGCCCAACTGCCTTTGAAGAGCTCGGCCTTCGCCATGAACCAGACCGGGCGGGGCGTCCAGCCGCCGATGATCGCCGGATCGACGCCGCCCACGTGGTTCGACACGATCAAGAGCGGGCCGGAGCGCGGTACGTTCGCCGTACCGCTGAGGTGGAATTTTGATCCGAGAAGGATTCGGGTTAGGAGCCGTGCAAGACCAGTAAGGAAGGAATAGCTCAAGATCAGTGCTTCGGCAGCCGGGCCATCACTTCGTCAAACACCTGACCGACCGACTTGCCCTCAGTCGCGACGATTATAGCATCGGTTGCCGGGCGCAACGGCGCAACTTCGCGTTCCTGATCGGCGCGGTCCCGGCCTTCGATTTCCTGCTCGAGCAGCGCGTCCGGCGTCGCACTGCCGCGCGCTTGATCTAACTCGCGGCGGCGCCGCGCGACCCGCTCCGCGGCCGGCGCGGTGAAAAAGAATTTCGCGTCCGCGTCGGGAAAGATGACGGTTCCGATGTCACGGCCCAGGATCACGGCATCGCTCCGGGCGGCGTGCCGCTGCGGCTCGATCAACATCCGGCGCACGTCGGGGATCCCGGAAATGCGCGAGAGCTCGCCGGCAATCGCCGGATCGTGCGCCTCGCGGCTGATGTCCCGTCCATCGATCGAGAGCAGCGGGGCGGTGCGGCCCGCGGATGGCGAGGTATTGATCTCGATCCGCAGCTCACCCAACATCGTGATGAGCGCGGGGACGTCGCCGGCGGCGATACCGCGGCGCCGCGCTTCGACGGTGACGGCGCGATAGAAGAGACCGGTGTCGACGAGCGCGAATCCCAACGTCTCGGCCACCATTCGACCGATGGTGGTTTTTCCGGACCCTGCTGGACCGTCGATCGCGATGATCACGCTAGAGTCCCGCCGCCGTCTTCAAGCGCGCCACCTCATCGGAGCGAAGTGGGCGCACGGTGCCCTCGGCAAGGTCGCCAAGCTCGAGCCCATCGATACGCACGCGCTGCAAGTCGAGCACGGGATGGCCCAGCGCCTGCCAGAGGCGGCGCACTTCGCGCTTGCGGCCCTCGCGCAGGACCATCGACAGCCGGGCGTCGGCACCCTCGCGGTCGAGCACTTTCACCTGGGCCGGCTCGAATCGCTCCCCTCTCACGACCATCCCCTCCGAGAGCCGCCGGAATGCGTCATCACCGGGCCGGCCCCTGACCACGACGCGGTACTCCTTTTCGACATGGTAGCGGGGGTGCATGAGGCGTCCCGCCAGCTCGCCGTCATCGGTCAGCAACACCAGCCCTCGGCTGTCGAGATCGAGACGCCCAACCGGGAAGACCCGCGCCCCTCCGGCTAATAGGCGGTCCACCACGGTCGGCCGGCCGCGGTCGTCGCCGACGCTGGTCAAGACGCCGATCGGTTTGTTCATCATCAGGTAGGTCGACGCCGAAACCGGTTCGACCGCCCGGCCATCGACGGTGACCTGATCGACCCCCGGGGTGACCTGCTGACCCGCGATCGCCGGCGTGCCGTTCACCTGTACCTGTCCCGAGGCGATCAGCTGGTCGGCCTTCCGCCGGGCCGCCACGCCGGCGCGCGCTAGGAACTGGTTGAGCCGGATTGGGGTAACGGTGGCAGCTCGTTCAGGCTGCTCAATCCCAGGATCTGGAGGAACCGCATGGTGGTGCCGAAGAGGCGAGGCGTGCCCGGCGCCTCGAGCCGACCGGTCTCCTCGATCAATCCTTTTTCTTCGAGGCTTTCCAGCACGGCCTCGCAGTTGACGCCGCGAATCTCCTCGATCCGCGCGCGCGTGAGCGGCTGCCGGTAGGCGATGATCGCCAGCGTCTCGTACGCCGCGGGCGAGAGACGCGATGGGTACTCGGGACGCAAGACACGACGGACGACGTCGGCCTGTGCCGGGTCGGTCACCAGCTGGAGCTGGTCCTGATGACGCTGCAGAAAGAGGCCTCGACCCGCCAGCGTTTCCGTCAACGACACCGCGGCGGCTTCGATGTCATGCAGCGGT encodes the following:
- a CDS encoding PhoH family protein, with protein sequence MKKIYVLDTNVLLHDPNAIYSFEDNEIVIPLTVIEEVDGQKRRQDEVGRHARLIAHYFDELRAKGKLSEGVALKYGGTLRVVLTHESTAHLPEDLDPKKADNQVIALTLQLKAESNGTPVILVSKDINVRVKADALNLQAQDYETDKMVLKEEDLYDGMTTLTVAPEDIETFTKTNVYQPSNGQLYFNQFVHFKSVNGTKSSALGRYDAAAGHVVGLATIKKEIWGIQPKNLGQRFAFDILLDDRIPFVTMTGQAGTGKTLLALAAGLNKVLDQHKYRRLLVTRPVIPMGKDVGYLPGDKDEKLRPWMQPIYDNLEYLMGCIYKEQMAADMIRHIQDKGLFEAEALTYIRGRSIPQQFIIVDEAQNLTPHEVKTIVSRAGEGTKIVLTGDPNQIDHPYLDFRSNGLCYAIEKFKNNPLAGHVTLTKGQRSELAELAAKLL
- a CDS encoding lysophospholipid acyltransferase family protein, whose amino-acid sequence is MSYSFLTGLARLLTRILLGSKFHLSGTANVPRSGPLLIVSNHVGGVDPAIIGGWTPRPVWFMAKAELFKGSWAWLMRAYHAFPVVRHSPDRTALRRAFGLLKEGSAVVLFPEGHRSEDARLLRAEPGAGFVARRSGAPLVPIAITGTQNVLGRHSTILRRADVAMTFGEPFRLPERNRDGSPMDHQQTADYLMTKIAELLPLEYQGEYASSSTPRTAQA
- the cmk gene encoding (d)CMP kinase, whose product is MIIAIDGPAGSGKTTIGRMVAETLGFALVDTGLFYRAVTVEARRRGIAAGDVPALITMLGELRIEINTSPSAGRTAPLLSIDGRDISREAHDPAIAGELSRISGIPDVRRMLIEPQRHAARSDAVILGRDIGTVIFPDADAKFFFTAPAAERVARRRRELDQARGSATPDALLEQEIEGRDRADQEREVAPLRPATDAIIVATEGKSVGQVFDEVMARLPKH
- a CDS encoding pseudouridine synthase; its protein translation is MAARRKADQLIASGQVQVNGTPAIAGQQVTPGVDQVTVDGRAVEPVSASTYLMMNKPIGVLTSVGDDRGRPTVVDRLLAGGARVFPVGRLDLDSRGLVLLTDDGELAGRLMHPRYHVEKEYRVVVRGRPGDDAFRRLSEGMVVRGERFEPAQVKVLDREGADARLSMVLREGRKREVRRLWQALGHPVLDLQRVRIDGLELGDLAEGTVRPLRSDEVARLKTAAGL
- the scpB gene encoding SMC-Scp complex subunit ScpB, coding for MSSTIDGATQVRDTTGLAAALEAVLFTLNRAVTVLELQDILQSPLHDIEAAAVSLTETLAGRGLFLQRHQDQLQLVTDPAQADVVRRVLRPEYPSRLSPAAYETLAIIAYRQPLTRARIEEIRGVNCEAVLESLEEKGLIEETGRLEAPGTPRLFGTTMRFLQILGLSSLNELPPLPQSGSTSS